The DNA segment CACCAGCCGCCGACCAGGGCAAACCGACGCACCCAGCGGCCGACGTCGGGCACGGCCAGGACCCAGCAGAAGGCGGTGCCGAGGAGCAGCCCGACGTGCTGGAAGGAGAGGCCGAAGTAGGCCAGGTTGAGCCCGGAGGCCAGCGAGTCGACGTCGGTCACCTGACCAAAGGCCGGTCCGCCGGCCTGGGCGGCGAGGAAGAAGGCGCTCGCCGGGAACAGCGAGCGCCCGAACTCCGTCGCGACCCTCACCCCGATGTGCGGGGTGAGGATGCTCGCGAGCATGAGGAGGACCAGCAGGACCACCCAGGGGACGCGGCGGGCGACTCCTCGTCGCCGCGCCGCGACCTCCTCCGGAGAGGCGGTGATCATGCTGGCTCCCTCATGCCCGTCGAGGTGTCGTCAGGCCGCGTTCACCGTGAGCTTGACGTGCGCGGTGACCGCGTCGTGCAGCTTGACACCCACGGTGTGGGTGCCGACGGACTTGATCGGCTTCTCGATCCGCACCGAGCGGCGGTCGACGGACGGCCCCCCGGACTTCTTGATCGCGGCAGCGACCTCGGCGGCCGTGACCGACCCGAAGAGCTGGCCGTTCTCGCCGGCCCGCTCGGTCAGGGTGACCTCGAGGCCCTCGATCTGGCCGCGCACCTCGGTGGCGTGGTCGAGGCCACGGATCTCGCGGGCGTCACGGCTGCGCTTGATGCCGTCGATCTGCTTCTCGCCGCCACGCGTCCAGCGCAGGGCGAACCCGCGGGGCACGAGGTAGTTGCGGCCGTAGCCGTCCTTCACCTCGACGACGTCGCCGGCGAGTCCCAGGTTGTCCACGGCGGCAGTGAGGATGAGCTTCATCGTCGTCCCCCTTCTCAGCGAGCCGTCGAGGCGTACGGCAGCAGCGCGACCTCGCGGGCGTTCTTGATGGCGATGGCGACCTTGCGCTGGTCCTGGACGGACAGCCCGGTCACACGGCGGGCGCGGATCTTGCCACGCTCCGAGATGAACTTCCGCAGGGTCGCGGTGTCCTTGTAGTCGATGATCTGCCCCTTGCGCAGGGGGTTCGACTTCTTCTTGATCGGCTTCTCGCGCTTGCTGGAGCGATCGCGGTCGTTGGCCATTGTGGTGCTCTCCTTCCGAGCCCGGCTGCGGTTCTGCCCGCGAGCCGGAATGGTCCGTGTGGTGCTGGTTCATGCCTGTCGTCCGGCGTGCGCC comes from the Microlunatus antarcticus genome and includes:
- the rpsR gene encoding 30S ribosomal protein S18, which encodes MANDRDRSSKREKPIKKKSNPLRKGQIIDYKDTATLRKFISERGKIRARRVTGLSVQDQRKVAIAIKNAREVALLPYASTAR
- the rplI gene encoding 50S ribosomal protein L9, with the translated sequence MKLILTAAVDNLGLAGDVVEVKDGYGRNYLVPRGFALRWTRGGEKQIDGIKRSRDAREIRGLDHATEVRGQIEGLEVTLTERAGENGQLFGSVTAAEVAAAIKKSGGPSVDRRSVRIEKPIKSVGTHTVGVKLHDAVTAHVKLTVNAA